A DNA window from Trichosurus vulpecula isolate mTriVul1 chromosome 2, mTriVul1.pri, whole genome shotgun sequence contains the following coding sequences:
- the LOC118839468 gene encoding ubiquinone biosynthesis protein COQ4 homolog, mitochondrial-like: protein MATPLRLPRLLGLLPRFRLGSRRPASDSATLPGGRSTGLGLLYPGHIPTSPLQKALLAAGASCMALYDPYRHDMVAVLGETTGHQALRALRDRMRRDPEGTQILQERPRIQLPTLDLNKLRTLPEGSFGWEDAHFLDVNRVSPDTRAPTCFVDDEELAYEIQPYREVHDLLHTLLGMPTNMLGEVVVKWFEAIQTRLPMCVLGAAFGPIRLSAKKLKVLMSELIPWAVQNGQNSRCVLNLY, encoded by the coding sequence ATGGCGACGCCGCTTCGCCTGCCTCGGCTCCTGGGCCTACTACCTCGATTCCGGCTCGGCTCCCGTCGCCCGGCTTCGGACTCGGCGACTCTCCCCGGCGGCCGCAGTACGGGCCTGGGCCTGCTCTACCCAGGCCACATACCCACCAGCCCGCTACAGAAGGCGCTGCTGGCGGCCGGAGCCTCCTGCATGGCGCTCTATGACCCCTACCGCCACGACATGGTTGCTGTTCTGGGTGAGACCACAGGACACCAAGCTCTGCGGGCACTCAGGGACCGGATGAGGAGGGACCCCGAGGGTACCCAGATCCTGCAGGAACGGCCTCGAATCCAGCTCCCTACCCTGGACTTGAACAAACTCCGGACCCTACCAGAGGGCTCCTTTGGTTGGGAGGATGCCCACTTTCTTGATGTTAATAGGGTATCCCCAGATACACGAGCACCCACCTGCTTTGTGGATGATGAGGAACTTGCTTATGAGATCCAGCCTTACCGTGAGGTTCATGACCTACTCCACACCCTTTTGGGAATGCCCACCAACATGCTTGGAGAAGTTGTAGTTAAGTGGTTCGAAGCCATCCAAACACGCCTGCCCATGTGTGTCTTAGGAGCTGCCTTTGGACCCATCCGACTCAGTGCCAAGAAGCTGAAGGTGTTGATGTCAGAGCTGATTCCCTGGGCAGTTCAGAATGGCCAAAACTCCCGGTGTGTCCTCAACCTCTACTAG